The Brasilonema sennae CENA114 genome includes a region encoding these proteins:
- the rcbX gene encoding RuBisCO chaperone RbcX: protein MDIKQIAKDTAKTLQSYLTYQALKTVLAQVSETNPPLALWLQRFSADKIQDGEAYVKQLFQEKPELALRIMTVREHIAEQVAEYLPEMVRTGIQQANMEHRRQHLERMTQINTSDPSPESETQATSDPNIEQ from the coding sequence ATGGATATTAAACAAATTGCGAAGGACACAGCCAAGACGCTGCAAAGTTACCTGACTTATCAGGCACTAAAAACGGTATTGGCTCAAGTTAGCGAAACAAATCCTCCCTTGGCACTTTGGCTACAACGCTTTTCTGCTGATAAAATTCAGGATGGAGAAGCGTACGTTAAGCAACTCTTTCAAGAGAAGCCCGAATTGGCTTTGCGGATAATGACTGTTAGAGAACACATAGCGGAACAAGTTGCAGAATACTTACCCGAAATGGTTCGCACCGGTATTCAACAAGCCAATATGGAACACCGTCGCCAGCATCTTGAGCGAATGACGCAAATAAATACATCAGATCCCAGTCCTGAATCAGAAACACAAGCAACTTCAGATCCAAACATTGAACAGTGA
- a CDS encoding ribulose bisphosphate carboxylase small subunit, with protein sequence MQTFSKERRYETLSYLPPLSDAQISKQIQYILNQGYIPAIEFNENSEPTVYYWTLWKLPLFGARSTQEVLNEVQACRSQYGNNFIRVVGFDNIKQCQVLSFIVHKPNSSRY encoded by the coding sequence ATGCAAACCTTTTCAAAAGAGCGTCGCTACGAAACCCTTTCTTATCTGCCTCCTCTCTCCGATGCTCAAATTTCCAAGCAAATCCAGTACATTCTCAACCAAGGTTACATTCCAGCCATTGAATTTAACGAGAATTCGGAGCCAACAGTATATTACTGGACTCTGTGGAAACTGCCTCTGTTTGGAGCAAGATCTACTCAAGAAGTACTAAACGAAGTCCAAGCTTGCCGTTCTCAGTACGGTAATAACTTTATCCGCGTTGTTGGTTTTGACAACATCAAGCAGTGCCAAGTTCTCAGCTTTATCGTTCACAAACCCAATAGCAGCAGATACTAA
- a CDS encoding ribulose bisphosphate carboxylase small subunit yields MSYYISPRFLDKLAVHITKNYLDIPGVRVPLILGIHGRKGEGKSFQCELVFEKMGIEVTHISGGELESPDAGDPARLIRLRYRETAELIRVRGRMCVIMINDLDAGAGRFDEGTQYTVNTQLVNATLMNIADNPTDVQLPGSYDATPLHRVPILVTGNDFSTLYAPLIRDGRMEKFYWDPDRDEKVGIVGGIFSEDGLSRQEVEKLVDTFPNQSIDFFSASRARIYDEQIRNFIHETGIERVSQRVVNSLEGPPQFRKPNFSLSNLIEMGKLMVGEQQRVENSQLVSQYNRGLYSRNQSAASGGVTPNTQPSSDLYSRNQFASSGGVTPNTQPSSDRASEPVISNKFQKQQVSNSHLSLEAQEQIRQILSQGYRIGIEHVDERRFRIGSWQSCITSPITGEQDAISTVESCLGEYSNEYVRLVSIDPKAKRRVLETIIQRPNGRVDSR; encoded by the coding sequence ATGAGCTACTACATTTCTCCCCGCTTTCTGGATAAACTTGCAGTTCACATCACCAAAAATTATCTCGATATTCCTGGTGTTCGAGTTCCCTTAATTTTAGGAATTCACGGACGCAAAGGCGAGGGCAAGTCGTTTCAATGTGAGTTAGTCTTTGAGAAAATGGGTATTGAAGTGACTCACATATCCGGTGGCGAACTCGAAAGTCCAGATGCAGGAGATCCAGCACGTCTGATTCGTCTGCGCTATCGAGAAACAGCGGAACTCATTCGCGTGCGTGGCAGAATGTGCGTGATCATGATTAATGATTTGGATGCAGGTGCGGGACGCTTTGATGAAGGGACTCAATACACAGTCAACACTCAGTTGGTGAATGCCACACTGATGAATATTGCCGACAATCCCACAGATGTGCAACTTCCTGGTAGTTACGACGCAACGCCTTTACATCGTGTACCGATTCTGGTAACAGGTAATGATTTCTCCACTCTTTATGCGCCTTTAATTCGGGATGGTCGGATGGAGAAATTTTACTGGGACCCAGACCGAGATGAAAAAGTTGGCATTGTCGGCGGGATTTTTAGTGAAGATGGACTTTCACGTCAAGAAGTTGAAAAGTTAGTCGATACATTCCCAAATCAATCGATAGACTTTTTCAGCGCTTCGCGTGCCCGAATATATGATGAACAAATTCGCAACTTCATACATGAAACAGGAATTGAGCGGGTATCTCAACGTGTGGTTAACAGCCTTGAAGGTCCACCACAATTCAGAAAGCCTAATTTCAGCTTATCTAACTTAATTGAGATGGGCAAGTTGATGGTTGGTGAACAGCAGCGAGTCGAGAATTCTCAACTGGTGAGTCAGTATAATCGCGGCTTATACTCTCGTAATCAATCCGCAGCTTCTGGTGGCGTGACACCAAATACTCAACCGTCAAGCGATTTGTACTCTCGTAATCAATTTGCATCTTCTGGTGGCGTGACACCAAATACTCAACCGTCAAGCGATCGCGCAAGCGAACCTGTAATATCTAATAAATTCCAGAAACAACAGGTATCGAATAGCCATTTGAGCTTAGAAGCCCAAGAACAGATACGTCAGATATTGTCTCAAGGTTACAGAATAGGTATTGAGCATGTAGATGAGCGCCGCTTCCGCATAGGTTCCTGGCAAAGTTGCATCACAAGCCCAATAACCGGCGAACAAGATGCAATATCAACTGTGGAATCCTGTCTAGGGGAATATAGCAATGAGTATGTGCGCTTGGTAAGTATTGATCCAAAGGCGAAGCGGCGGGTTCTAGAAACAATTATTCAGCGCCCCAATGGGAGAGTTGATAGTCGATGA